The genome window CCCTGATGGTTTCAGTCACCGTTCTGATGTCGTGCGTTTCCTGTCGAAAGACCCGTCATTCCTTTCCAGCCATATCGACCAGAGGCAAAGGATGATTTTGCTCTGGTGCTTGTGGGATTTTGCTTTCTTATGTTACATTGTGGATTGCAGACTAAGCAAGTAAACTTGTGCGAGTTTTAGGCTATTGTAACTTGTGGGGATCTGCAAGGAACTTGGTAGCATTGCTTTGGGATTGCTCACTAAAAGCAATAAGGGAATCTCATCATTTTTCATTAGCTAATGTTTGGTTGTTGTAGTTATGTGGTAATGTGATGGACccatggtataatatttttggcATGCCATTGATAGCTGTGATGATGCAGGATCACTTGAATTTTCTGACCCTATGCTATTTGTAGGATTGCTGGTGAGATGCCCAAAGCCTTTGTCATCTTAGATGATGTTGTGCAACACACCCTGTCTGATTTGCACAGTATTCACAAAAGCTTACTATTTTGGCAGTCCAAAGCTGAGGTATTAAGTTAATCCATTggcttttgaaatatttttaagcTGTTATTATTTAAAAAGATGTATCTTATTTGTTGTGTTATTTACTATTTTTACTTGTGGAATACGTTTCAGGGAACAAACTCACGGAAAGTTTATTTTATGATCTTTGAAAGAGGTCCTAGGGCCTTTGCCGAAGTAACATACCAAACACTCACTAGACTTGGGAGCAATGGACGTCCAGTCCAATACATtttgcattctgcatccgataTGGTTTCAACAAAACTTTCTGTCTTGACAAGTATGCAAAACTGTTTGGCtgcttttcttgcagaggtttGTTAACTTCAGATCACCGAATGCATTTATTATAACAAAGGAGCAGTAATCCTATAATTGTGATTCTCTATCTGCTTATGTCTAGTAGAGTAATATTTTGCCTGTAACATTTTTGAATTTAACCTTGTGACTACTCTGAATCAAACTGCTGTACTACTCTTGTCAAATTCGGACTGTATTTTTAGTCCAGAATAATATTGTTTTGTGTTACAGACTTACAGTATCATACACATCAATATAAATTCTACCTTGCCTCTTCTGTAGGTTCATTCTGAGGTTGATAAATGCAGAGAAGGATTAATGGAAAGTTCAGATAAATCGCTACATACGCTATTTATTGTTTTAAATACCGCTTTCTCTAAATTGGAGGTATCACTTAGAAATGTTGGTGAGGTATGCAATGTTTATGTTTCATCTACTTTGGTGTTGTCGATACCATAGACTTGCTTCTTGGATGTTATTTCATATAACTGGATGTATTTCAGGTGCAAAATGAACTATTTACACATGATGGGAACTCCTATGAGCTCCTGTTCAGGGAATTGCCAGAAGTTGATGTAGAGAGTTCACAATGGACAGAGGCCTTATCAACGGATGGTATAAATTTAATCTATCAAAATCTCCAGAAGTTAGATGACTTCCTCTCCTTGCAGGTAagaaactctctctctccctgtaACTACCGCACATGTGATATTTGCTGCTTTCAGCCTCTCAGGTTCTGGACTAGATCACTAGGGTTACCTGTGTTGTCAAAGTATATTAGGACTTCAATGCGCTGTATTTGATATATAGTTATACTAATAAAAATTTGTACAATACCTGTTTCTGCTGCTtgcattaaataatatttatatgtatacatCAGTCAATGTCTTTGCTGATTAGAAATTACTGGTAGGATGAGAGCTATAGTAGCAATCACATTGGAAAGGTGACGAAACATCAGAATTCATCATGTAGATAAGCTGATTATCATCTGTTGATTTTGTTATCCCCTTATCAGAATACTAGTGTCTGTTTTATCAACTTTTTTATTGGCAATTTCTCCTTGTCCTTTTGTGGTTGCTGTAAATATTTTATCCTGTAATGCTTATGTAGCAATAACTTTGGCTCGTTCACTGTACAAAAGTAAATCTGTTGCTAAGTTATTTTTCTAGATACATACAGTACTAAATAATTTTATGTATGTTCCTTACAAATCTACTGTGTTAAGCAATGTGTTGCTTCGCTATCTGAAAAGTTTTTTTCTGTAATTGTAGCTCTCAAGTCATAAAAGGCCAAAAAAATTAACAATATACTGGTTGCCCTACACATGTGGAGCATTGGGTCTTTCTGTTTGTTCTCTATGGCTTTTACGTCATAGCAGCTTGATGGGAAGTTCTGACATTGATAACTGGATTCAAGATGCTAAAGAGTCCGTAGCTGGATTTTGGGATGAACATGTTGAGAAACCAGTAAGATATTGTTCTATATATGTGCTTTCATTAAATTTTATGCATTATGCTGGTGTAAGTTACTAGAAGGTAAGTAGTGCATTTTATTGAGGAGGAGACTTTTCTGATTCTTTATACTTATACATATATAAGAAGTTCTGTGGGTTACTATAGGAAGCTTGATTTTATCAGGCTATTCATGCAACTATTTGTCTATCAAAAAGGAAAATCAGAGTTTGGACTGAGAAGCATGCTACCTTATGCATTGTTAGCTTTAGTCTTTTGGTACCATTGTGTAATATGGTATGTTAGTAAATTCATGTGTTCTTTAGTGGAGAATTTGCACTTGTTACTACGAACAAACTTCATAGAATGGTCGATGCAGCTGTGAAATTTATTATGCACTGCTGTTGTAGTGGTCTAAATATTATATAATCAATTTTTAGAGAGCGTTGCCACAAGTAGGTCCATTTTAGTTGAGAACTCCCAACAGCAAAAATGTCCTATATCATCATTGTTAAGCTAAAACCAAGTTCTTTAAATTTTGAAGATAGTTTTACTATTGTGCTCATGGCATGACTATCTGTTCCATATTTGTCACTCGTTAGATCATTTCCATCAGAGATGAGCTTTTTGAGACATTCAAGCAAAGAGATAAAGGTGTAATGGAAAAGCAAGAGGTCCAACTAACTGAAGATTCATTACGCAGGTTATTCCCCAATCCTACCTCTCTAATTTATACTGACATGCAGTTTTCTTGAAGCAAATAACTGCTTTTTACTTCACCAAAGAATTAATACTGTAATGTTGATGAATTGTTCTGTATTTGGCTTACGTTAATCTTCACCTGCTTATCCAAATAGATTTAGGATAGTAAAATCATATATACTTGTGTTCGAGAACGTGCGAATGGCACGGTGGTAAGACCTCCAGATGTGAGGCTACCAACCAGGGCTTGAACCCTGGTACTCGCAAAAGGGCCCCTCACTGTGTGTTCCCTGTGGTCGTGGCGCGGTCACTCAGCGATAGCATGCAAGTTGTAGCCAGCTTTCGGGGCCTTTTTCTCTACCTTAATGCAATACCTTCGGGATGTCTCTCCCCTTGGGTTGAGTTTTTTATATACTCGTGTTCCAAGATTTCATAAATGTTGGTATTGTTGGTGCATAATTGAAACAATCACATGTATGTATGAAACAACTTTGAAGCCAAGTATGCCTAGTTGCACAACTTCAGATGGAACAGGCGTGACTGTGCCTGACACAATTTCTCATAATTTAAGATTAACCCTAAATGGAGTTCTTATGTTGAGCCTTAACCAAACTACAGaataacagttttttttttcagaagtaCAGAATGACAATTTTGGGGGTATTCAATTGTGTATGCTACAAGATTACTGGATAATTGTATCCTTTTTCTTTACACATTTAAACTAGGTCAACCAAAAGTTTTTAGCTGCCATCTAAGAGGCCACATGAAATCGTGAGTCAATCTTGGTTTTGCTGGCCCTACCTTTTGTGGATCCCTTTATAGGATTGAATTGTTGACACTGACtgatgtttattttaaaaaaagcaaaaaagcgTGTTCATCACTGTTGGTACCTTTTCTACTCTTTTGATTGTTTGCTGCTAATATGCTTTCATTTGGGCGTGATCTAATTTATACAGTACAAGATTTGTTAGCTTTCATTGTCATGAATATTAAAAACTTCAGTTTTGCTGTTATTTTATAAGTTATTACCtcccttttttatttgtccttTTAGAATCCAtgcagtcaaacttttaaaagtttgaccactAAAATGTTTGAAATTACCAAGATTGgctatataaaaataatatcattagaTTTGTCTTTAGAAAAGCTTTTGTAAAAGTATAATTTTATTAGTATATATTGATACaatgttataaaagtagtaGTCAAAGAGACACCTCGAAGACTGTGAAAAGTCAACAaggataaataaaaaagaacgggGGTAGTACTTTATTGTTGGGTATTAATGTGGTCCCCGAGTGTCATTTGCTGGAAATTTTACCTGCATTGTTGGATGTCTTGTAGAAGTCCTTAGCTAATTGCAAGATGTTTTCTGTTTGATGGCAAACCttataaatttttgttttaattatttcaaaatattaaaattgtGTCTTATGAAGCGTATTTTGCATTTTAACCCCAATAGTTACATCTTACATGTTGGATTTGTCATTTGTAGGATGTTACTTGCCTTTTGTGAGCAGACTTCAGGTAGGAAGTTGCCAGAAGATGTATCAGTGGAGGCGATGCTGGAGATACTCACAAAGAGGTAGGCTGTGTGAATGGTGCATACTGTTATGGTGTTGACAAACTTGACATCCATCTCACTAGATAGTGCAATTCTCAATGCCAGTAGTATTTGATTTTCTTAAGATTTTTATTGTGATCTCATGCTAAAGAGAGCAATTTCACCTTTCTCTGTGACCCTTTGAAGGAATATATTTTCTGCCCCTTTTGAAGGAATTTATCTTCCTTTTTCCACAAAAGGAAAAACATGATTTATGTGTATGTTATATACTTAATTAGAGTTTTAGATGCTTTAGTAAACTAAGTTTGCATCTGGCGATACTTGCCAGCAACTAAAAACCAATGATCAACCTGAAACGAATAGGCACCATTTGGCCCTTTGAACTTAAtgtttttaattcattttaatttTAAGCTTCTTTGAACTGGAATCTATTAGTGGTCCGACTTTTCCTGGTGACATAATAGGTTCTGTTTGAAAATTAAAAGTTCAAAATGGATTTGAATAAAGTTTGGAGAAATCAAAATTAACTTGAACTCAACATATTccaaaaatcaaatttgaaGTGGGTTTGACCTCAGATGTGAATAGCAATTAACAAGTTCATGCTATAAAAACTCCTATCCAATGTTAAGTTTGCATTTAGATTTATGATCCTTGAAACACCTCACGAAACTTTCTCCCCAACTTTGAGTTTGTGACATAAGGACTGAAATGATCACTCACTAATAGAAGCGGCAAGCTTTAGTAAGTGAGGAACCCATGTGTATATTGCTTCTATGATTCCAGGGAGTTGCTAATATAATTTCGGTGTCAAAATTTTATCTTAACCATGTAACTTGTGATGACTTATTAGCATGACATGATCTGGAATCCACAAGATTGTGATTATGTACTACACGTGCTTTATAGACACTTCACTTCTACTGCTTGGGCGTCTGGCCATTGTGTGAATCTCTCTGTTTGGATGACTTAGTAATGAATTGAGTTCGGTAGTGCTTCTTTCTTTCACAGTTGAGTTGATAGTTTACATTCTATTAACCAGTTGAGCAATGGAAGTATGGGATGCTAtctagtctttttttttttactttggactctctttatatttatatttatattacgCAGATATGAGAATGAGTTGGTACATCCACTCCAAAATCTGTTCAGTGGAGAACTAGCCCGTGCCATGCTTATTCAGGTTCTTTcactcttcttccttttttgggGTACATTCATTTGAAATCAAGTGTTTCACTGACCTTCAATTTTGAAAATCTCAGATTCAAAAGCTTAAATTGGATCTTGAATCGTAAGTTAAGCTACCCACTGTCTGAAAAATACTTATGAAATTACATAAAGATACGTTTTGTCTTATTTAATATTCACCATCATTGACAATTGAAATGTTCTTACACAGGGGACTACTGGAAATGGATCAGATTCTTAGGGCAAATGCAATAAACTTTGCTGTTCTTGCAGCTCTTCCAGCGTTTGGTCTTTCGCTTCTGCTGCTTATGTTAGTGCGAGCATGGGCTCTGCGTGTATGTATATAAGCCATCAAAACCATTTTCCTGTTCAAATGTTACTTCTAGGCCATCTGCCGCGAAGTAGCTATAACTCTATTGGATCATGACATCTTGCTCTTTAACCTATGAGTGTTACCTATCTTTGCAGTTTGTGCTGCGCACTAGTGGTTATGGAAAGTAGAAACTAGAAAGGACAGTATGTTGAATTTGGCTAATTAATGCTCTGCTTGTTAAATAGGACCATGGTGCAGAGGGAAGAGGTAATATTGCACGATGTCAACGAAGGCTGCTTCTTGTCGATGTAGAGAGGAGGCTTATGGAGTTTCAGTATTGCAGAGATAATGGGATGGTAATTTCATCTAGATCTGAAATTAGTCTACTCTAGCATGCTTATttatatgagttgcacattcTCTAGTATTAGGATTCACTTGGCCTTCTATTGATGACTGTCTTTGCTATAACTATAGGACTTAAAGTCGTATTTGTAAGGATCTTGGTAAGTAAGGATCTTGTTCTCTTACCAAATGTGAGAGTGCCAAAACTACCTTTTTAACATGGAAAAATTGGTTTGGTGACCTTGAAATATCACCTATTTAATTCTATACCACCTAGCTGCATTTTCACCAGTACACTTTAATACCACCAAAGATTGCAATGTTCACGTATTTGCCAATTCTGTTCACCAAATATAGCACTTTTCTGTGGATCTTTTGATGCCATAAAAGCAAAAATTCCTTTTAATATTAGGCATCCCCTATATGAATCACAAATATTTGAGACAATTGTTTTCTGAATCCAAAAGGCAGCATGCAACAAATGCTGGATAACCAATTTGTAAGTCTTGGGATTATGATATGAGCATATAACATTTCCTTTATAGGAGGAAGAGGCACGGTGTAAGTTCGGATTAGTACTTTACACGCTTGATAGATTATGCAAAGCTGTTGAGTCACATGCGAAAGAAACTGGCGAGTGGTTAAGGTCAGTCTCTCAACTCAAAGTTCTTGACTTCTTTTGTTGATCACTTTGGATGTCATGTGTACCAAATTGTTTGCATTGCAGCCTGAGAGAAGACATCTTTGATCTGGCAAAGCTTGACATGGGAATGTCAGACAAGCTGATCGTTGTTTCACGATTGAAGTGGATGTACAACTGCCTGCTTCCATACTCATCGAGTCGTTTGCCTCGTCTATAGCTTTCTCTGGTGGTGAACATTGTGTTCATTTTGGGATACTGTGAGGTCAGAACTTGTGCGGCAACTTGCAATCTACTTCGCAATTTAGTATGATAGTTGTGAAGATTTTGACACCGAATATCTGGGAGCCTTGTTGGCTTCGGTATAACAGAACAATGGTTCTTTGCGGCACGCATGATGTTTCGTAAACTGCACTGGATGTCAGGATGTGGCTCCGGTATACCGTACCAGCCACGATTGGAAAAAGAATAGAAGAGAAGTTCAGTCCCTCGACTTGAAACTGTTGATTGTTCACTTCACTTATTCGTTCCTACAGATCATAACCAAGTAACGCATTGCTCAACGATGACAAATTACTGCTGCAAAAGTGCAAGCTACGGTAGGACCAAACATGCGATCAGGAGCTGAGACGATAACGGAAGCAACGCACTACCTTGGATTCCTTCACTTGCCGATCTTGGCGAGCAACGCGTCCTTGTAATGGCCGTGGGTGTTCTTGGCCACTGCGTCGGCGAGCTTGGTCCCGTGCTGCCTCGCGTGTCCGCGTCGGAGCGGGACACGGCGACGCGGGTGAGCGCCGCCTTGGCCTGCTTGTCCGCGCCGTCCTTGAACGCCCCGTTGATCACCTCGCTGAAGTGCTTGGCTGGCGAGCCCAGGCACTTGACGGCCTCTTGCAGGCACGGCTCGGCGGCGAGGTCCTGATCAGTTGCATTGCAGCAGGGGGGAGAAGAAACAGGGGAGTCCAAAGCGGTTCCATGAGGCATGGATGGAACCAGGGAGGTTTCTGTCTGTTCAGGCACCTCTTCGTGTGGTTTGCCGTGCACCTGATGGTGGCCCTGAGCTGGGGCTTGCTCCTGGTGGCGAGCACCCGCACCACCTGCTCCTTCTGCACCAGCTTCGCCGCAGATGGCGACGCCGACTTGACGGCGGCGCCCAGCGCCTTGGCCAGCTCCTCGCTCACGCGCTCGCCCTCGTACCGGAACGCGCTCACCAGCCCTGCCAGCAGCTGAATGCAGCCAAGCGGTTCAGTGTGTCAGTGTGAGTCCGTGTATCAtgtagggatgcaagttttttgatttttttagtcaTTGGATGGATCCATCCAAAACTCatttaattgaattaaagattcGTCTCCACCTAATTAACTTATAAAGAACTAAGTAGCGACCTAAAACTACCCATTGTGTTGGCGTTGGCGTCCTTGACGCGGTAGGCGACGTCCTCCTCGAACGAGCGGTGGTAGAGCGCCTGGTACGCGCGCCGGGAGCCGAGCAGCTCGTCGGCGGTGCGCGTGCAGGCGACCTCCACGAGGATGGCCGGCGGGTGCGCCTTGTGCAGCACGTGGTGCGCCCAACGCGCGTCGCGCTCCCACGGGTCCATCGCCCACAGCACCATGGCGCTCTTGAACCGGGAGAACTCGGTCTTGAGGTGGCGCATGTACTCGTCCTCGCACCGCTCGATCCCTGCGtctgcgccggcgccggcgcttgCGGAGAAGAATGTTGGAGTTAAGATCGCTCAAACAATCGATCAGGAACTGAAAATCACCTGGGAGAACTCAGAATGGTTACGGACGGGTGCAGTAGACTGACAAAGTTCAGGCTCAGAACTCTGACTGAAAGCAGTGTGTTTTGGTGACGCACAATTGAGCGACTTTTCCATTGATTTAATCAGCTATTTAAAAGGGATTACATGCTAACAAACTGGCCTTAGTGGCCGAACTAATAGCGGCAAGAAAGGTGACCGTGTGCCATCCCACACGGCCATGAAGTCCTATTCTGATGCCACTAGCTGAAGGTGCCGAAACAAAAGCAAAGCTAACTAACAGACTTTGACTGACGCGCTCCTAAGGAGCTCAACTAGCTGAGCACGCGAGGATTATTCAACAAACTCCCCCTAAACTTGCAGTGTTCACTTGACGTTGATGACGCCGATCCTTCCACGCAGCTCCGCAAATCTGACTCGACCAAGTGACTTGGTCAGGAGATCAGCTAGCTGTTCTTGAGTCCTGGCGAATTCAACATTGATCTCCCCATGTCAATGCACTCCCGAATGAAGTGGAATcttatgtcaatgtgtttgtTTCGGTCGTGGAAGACGGGTTCTGACACAAGGATAGGGCTGCCTTGTTGTCTATCTTCAGCATTGGAGTTTTCAGCTTAACACCAAGAACTTCAGTCAAAAGCCTAAACAACCATGTGCCCTGGCAAGCTGCAGTTGCTGCAGCAATATACTCGGCTTTGCATGGCGAAAGGGCAACTACTTTCTGCTTCTGGGATTGCCAAGCAATTGGGCTCCCCCCAAGAAAGAACATAACACCTGAGGTACTCTTTCGGTTATCCACATCTCCTGCTATGTCACTATCACTGAATCCAAGTAGTTCAAGCAGTGCATTTTCTCCTTTTCCGAAATGAAGACCAAATGTACTAGTACCTGCAACATACCTCAGCATATGCTTTATGGCAAGAAGATGATCAAGCCGTGGATCCTCCATGAATCGACTGACATAACTAACTGAATAGGCTAAGTCAAGGCGTGAGTGCTCCAGATATCGAAGGTTGCCAACAAGACTCCGAAATTCAGTCACATCTGCTGCTGGTTCTAAACTTTTCTTGCTTAACTTCAGCTGGTCTCCATTGGGACATGGCACAAGTTGCATTCGGCCAAACCCGCATTCTCCAGTAGCTTGAGAGCATAAGCTGTTTGACAGATAGTGATGCCATTCGGCCCTTGATGTACTTCCAGGCCAAGGTAATATGACAATAAGCCGAGATCACTCATCTGGAAGATCTTCTTCATCTCAAGCTTGAACTTCAGGATCTCTTCAGGATTTGATCCGGTGATCACCAAATTGTCGACGTACACCCCAACCACCAACCGAGCTATGTCGGTGTGGCGCGTGTAGATGTCGTGTTCTGCTTCACTTCGGTTGAAGCCTAGCTCAAGCAGACTTTCATTTAGCTTGACATTCCATGCTCGTGGAGCTTGCCGAAGACCATAGAGGGCCTTCTTTAGCTTGAGTACTTTGCGCTTGTGCCTGCTATCGATGAAGCCTTGGGGTTGTGCGACGAAGACATCCTCCTTGAGCTCTCCATTGAGGAAGGTTGACTTAACGTCCATGTGGTGTACCTCCTAGCCATTGTGTGCCGTGATGGCTACGAGTAGTCGTATTGTCTCAATGCGCGCCACCAGAGCGAATACTTTGTCAAAATCTATCCCTGCGCGCTGGACATAACCCTTTATGACAAGTCGTGCCTAGTATTTAACAATGGCACCCTTCTCATCACGCTTGACTCGGTACACCCACTTGATGCCGATTGGATGATAGCTCAACAAGTTCCTAGGTTCTGTTCCTCTCGATCAAGCTCATTTCTTCCATCATTGCTTGCTACCAGCACTCATGCTGTTGTGCCTCATCGAAAGAGGCTGACTCTTCAGCACTCACCACGAGAAGCTCGTGGTCCACTAGCTCACGCAACGCATGACCAAGCTGTGTCGATGGTCCAATGATGCCGTCAACCGTGTGGAAACAGAGTGGCACATTGTCGTGGTCTGCATCCAATTCGTCCCCGTGAACACTTGGTGGTGAGGCGAATTGCATGGGTGATGAACTTGGTGTAGAGGCTGGTGTAGAATCAGAGTTCCCGGCAGGCATGGCTGGGACTGGCGATGAAGAAGGTGCTGGTGCCATGTTTGGGGCTAGAGCTGTTGGAGCGACTCCTGCGGGTCCTCCTTGTTGGTCGACGTTGTTCTGCCCGGTTTCGTATAGGGTCATGTACTCAACCGTGAACGGCTCGTCAGACGCAGCATCGTGCGCCTCGTCACTGCTCCAGTCCCACTACGCCTCCTCATCAAAGACCACATTGCATGTTACATGAACGCACTCTGTGACCAGGTCATAGGCGTGGTAAGCCTTTGACGCGGTCTCGTAGCCGATGAAGATCATCTTCCTGGTGCGGTCATTGAGCTTCTTCAGATGCGGAGTGGTGAGTTTGACATAGACCACACAACCAAAGGTACAAAGGTGATGGACTACCGACTTCTTCTCGTACCATGCCTGGAAGGGGGTCATCCCCTCGATGCTCTTTGTCAGTGATATGTTCAACAGGTACACTGTCGTGGTGATAGCTTCTCCCCAGAAGATCCCCGGTAGCCCCTTTGCCTTGAGCATGGAGCGAGCTGTCGCCACCACCGTTTGATTCCTGTGTTCTACCACTCCATTTTGCTGTGGTGAATATGGCATAGTGAGTTGTCGGCGCACGCCAGTCTCAGTGCAATGCTCGGTGAAGTCAGCCGAAGTGAATTCACCTCCGCGATCAGTGCGGAGGGCTCTCATCTCGCGCCCTGATTTTTCTTCCGCTGTGACCTGAAATCGCTTGATTGCACCTGGTGCTTGGTCCTTGGATGGGAGCATATCGATCCACATGAAATAACTGAAGTCATTGACCAGCAAAATGAAATATTTCTTCCCGCTGGGCGTCGCTGGTGTAATTGGCTCGCAGAGGTCACCGCGCACCAACTCGAGGACACGCTCGGTCCGAAATTTTGCGTGCTCCGGGAATGGTGTCCGATGATACTTGCTAGCGAGGCACCCCTCGCACAGCTGGTCCACCTGCTCCATAGTGGGCATGCCACACACCAAGCCTTCCCGCGCCAGCTTTCGCAGTGCTGGGAAATTGAGGTGGCCAAAGTGAGCGTGCCACCTCTAGTCATCCTCTGCTCCATGTACTAAGAGGCACACCGACCATGCAATGGTAGGTCGAGCACATAGAGCCGATTAGGGGAGCGGATGACCTTAGCTAGGATGCAATGCTCCGGATCATGTATCCTCATCATGCCGCCATCGACGAGGATCTAGAACTTGATCTCGTTGAGATGTCCCATGCTTATGATGTTCGTGGTCAGCTTGGGGATGTATTAGACTCCAGGGAACAAGCAGTGCTCACCGTTCTTGTAGATGAAGAGCACCGTGCCGCACCCT of Phragmites australis chromosome 3, lpPhrAust1.1, whole genome shotgun sequence contains these proteins:
- the LOC133912535 gene encoding protein DGS1, mitochondrial-like isoform X1, with the protein product MATSPPQNPSSGDSSNAASLAAPARVWRSLVARLPPLPDSGLLAAVSDLHRRYFGVRRRRRRRPALPLPLSSAATHSARIAGEMPKAFVILDDVVQHTLSDLHSIHKSLLFWQSKAEGTNSRKVYFMIFERGPRAFAEVTYQTLTRLGSNGRPVQYILHSASDMVSTKLSVLTSMQNCLAAFLAEVHSEVDKCREGLMESSDKSLHTLFIVLNTAFSKLEVSLRNVGEVQNELFTHDGNSYELLFRELPEVDVESSQWTEALSTDGINLIYQNLQKLDDFLSLQLSSHKRPKKLTIYWLPYTCGALGLSVCSLWLLRHSSLMGSSDIDNWIQDAKESVAGFWDEHVEKPIISIRDELFETFKQRDKGVMEKQEVQLTEDSLRRMLLAFCEQTSGRKLPEDVSVEAMLEILTKRYENELVHPLQNLFSGELARAMLIQIQKLKLDLESGLLEMDQILRANAINFAVLAALPAFGLSLLLLMLVRAWALRDHGAEGRGNIARCQRRLLLVDVERRLMEFQYCRDNGMEEEARCKFGLVLYTLDRLCKAVESHAKETGEWLSLREDIFDLAKLDMGMSDKLIVVSRLKWMYNCLLPYSSSRLPRL
- the LOC133912535 gene encoding protein DGS1, mitochondrial-like isoform X2, with amino-acid sequence MPKAFVILDDVVQHTLSDLHSIHKSLLFWQSKAEGTNSRKVYFMIFERGPRAFAEVTYQTLTRLGSNGRPVQYILHSASDMVSTKLSVLTSMQNCLAAFLAEVHSEVDKCREGLMESSDKSLHTLFIVLNTAFSKLEVSLRNVGEVQNELFTHDGNSYELLFRELPEVDVESSQWTEALSTDGINLIYQNLQKLDDFLSLQLSSHKRPKKLTIYWLPYTCGALGLSVCSLWLLRHSSLMGSSDIDNWIQDAKESVAGFWDEHVEKPIISIRDELFETFKQRDKGVMEKQEVQLTEDSLRRMLLAFCEQTSGRKLPEDVSVEAMLEILTKRYENELVHPLQNLFSGELARAMLIQIQKLKLDLESGLLEMDQILRANAINFAVLAALPAFGLSLLLLMLVRAWALRDHGAEGRGNIARCQRRLLLVDVERRLMEFQYCRDNGMEEEARCKFGLVLYTLDRLCKAVESHAKETGEWLSLREDIFDLAKLDMGMSDKLIVVSRLKWMYNCLLPYSSSRLPRL